Part of the Metarhizium brunneum chromosome 6, complete sequence genome is shown below.
CCATCAAGCACATCAAATACCCTCGCCTCGGAAACAATGGAATTCGCCCAGGTAGTGCAGAACTGCAACAAGTTTCGTTTCAACGAAGAGCAGGACTCGTTATTCCGGTTCTTCGTTTTAGACCATGACAAGCCTGTGGGATATATTCTTCCAAGCTTCATCACGGAGATGAACTGGAATATCCGCGGATTCGAAATCGACCTAGACAAGAAAACCGTGCTCCTGAACATGGACCTTGGTCCCGGCGAGTCGATCGCAAACGCTTGCGACAAAGCACTCGTGGATTTCTGTGCGAAAAACATCGACAAGATCGACCGGCTCGACCTCTGGCTTCAACAGCACCACAGAAACGACGACTCCCCAGAATATCACCCTATCCTCGGGCTTCCACCCCAAATTTCCTGGCTAAAGGTCCCGTCGCCAGTCCGTGGAGTATTCGGAATCGTCACTGCGGGAGCCCATATGACCATGTACACCTTCAAGAGCGGCAACAGCATTCCGCACATCTGGGTCGCCAAGAGGTCGCCACACGTTACTTATGCCAGAAAATACGACCAGCTTGCTGCCGGTGCCATGGCACCCAGCGACAGAAATATCCCGATTAAAACAATGGCCAGGGAGGCTATGGAAGAAGCTGGCTTATTGGTCGGCATGGAAACCCGCCAAGTTACGACAAAGCAAGGCGAGCGCTTGGGGAATCTTGATGCCGGTCGTCTGATTTCGTTTTACgacaagaaaaataaaatcgCCGGCTCCGAAAGTGGTCAGCTGGAACCGGGGGTCCGCTACACCTTCGAACTTCGTGTGCCTCAGTGGTTTGAGCCAAAGCCCTGCGAGCCCGATGCCATTGAAGGCTTCCAGCTTCTTTCGGTTGACGAGGTGAAAAGGTCTTTGAAGGCAGGAGACTGGAAGCCTAATTCTGCACTCGTGATGCTCAGCTTTCTCGAGGAAAGGGGTCTCCTTGGTAATGGAGAAAGGTTAAGTCTGGATGTTTTAAACTCCATCTTGGAGTATCAAACTGTCTAATTCGACAACGTTTAATGCCGAGTATCGGATTTGCTTGTGCATCGGGTAAACACTCCAGAGTCCATAGCTCTGGCCTTACCCCTGTCTTTGACGGCCATTTCCGGCCACGGATGGATGTTCCTTGAAACGTCACTACTGCTTACGGAGAAATTTTGGTTTGCATTTTGatcgtctttttctttgtctttttgtTTTCGGAAGGAGACTGACACCACGTCAGGATCTTCTTGGATCACTGACGCAAAATATGCTGGGTACTTGCCCGGCTACCTACCCTAAACGGTTGCTAGACTAGGACAATTGCATTTCGTGCGCTTTGTCTTTTTGCTTGTTTACATCTTTAATGGGGCAAAACACTCTAATAAGAGACTAAAAATTCACATGGGTACGGAGTTGCATTGCCCGTTGTATAATAGACTCGTATCTTAATAAAGAATTCGTTATATTTCTCCTGTTCCCATTGACCAACATCGACGCTCATGCTTTCGTCACGCGTACTACATTTCAGCTTTCATCAACTTACCTCAAACGCACTCTCGCATCAAGTACTAATAGCTTTGGTAACATTGTCATCCCACCACTGGCCCCAATCGACAATCTTCTTGTTGACTCTGGCGTCTTCAGCTGCAAACACCAGCGCATGGCTACGAATGACATCATCAAGTGTACATCCCACAACCTCATTCTGAGCCCTCTCCCCATCCCATCCATGGTTCTTGACCTTATCGCATGCCAGCACAAACTGTTGCGCAAGACCCGTatcaccgccgccgtgtcCAAGATCAGTAACAGTAGGCTCGTAAGTCTTAGTCT
Proteins encoded:
- the tnr3 gene encoding Thiamine pyrophosphokinase, whose product is MASMAVKTVTSLVYKTLTSTPSSTLGSSPSSTSNTLASETMEFAQVVQNCNKFRFNEEQDSLFRFFVLDHDKPVGYILPSFITEMNWNIRGFEIDLDKKTVLLNMDLGPGESIANACDKALVDFCAKNIDKIDRLDLWLQQHHRNDDSPEYHPILGLPPQISWLKVPSPVRGVFGIVTAGAHMTMYTFKSGNSIPHIWVAKRSPHVTYARKYDQLAAGAMAPSDRNIPIKTMAREAMEEAGLLVGMETRQVTTKQGERLGNLDAGRLISFYDKKNKIAGSESGQLEPGVRYTFELRVPQWFEPKPCEPDAIEGFQLLSVDEVKRSLKAGDWKPNSALVMLSFLEERGLLGNGERLSLDVLNSILEYQTV